A genome region from Geminicoccus roseus DSM 18922 includes the following:
- a CDS encoding MASE4 domain-containing protein, with protein MNHQDRSSTGDHAFSLTAKEVGRSHGLLAGAIVAGLVLVLVVTAPFARIPLEGTEAWLPAYAAAVLLIDLIAATLLLGQFTVNGWVALLVLAAGYLLTGLTALPWAMTFPGVFAETGLLDAGLQSTATIAAFRRIVLPLALLVYAILQFRPRPATVDARHTWPLILVVAIGSVLLTAVLTWVSVAGERLAPAFMSDPRQATAIWDLVLYAALVLVVGSAGLLLGRGRLTLLHLWLLVTLAAQLSEVVLLGFLGAGTRFSIGWWVGRMFGLVSVSIVMLALLAETASLHARLLKSLLAEGRAKDARATMLEALSASLAHEVNQTLASVVTGADAAVRWLDRAEPEEVRACLRRIAADGHAAGEIIESVRRAFARRPARREPIDLGVLVGGAVDAMQAEARLAEARITVDAPSDLPTIRGDAMPLRQAVLNLLTNAVDAVAGVSRERREIRVACSAGGGHVVVSVSDNGIGWTEGQKLFDPFYSTKPHGTGLGLMICRLIVEAHGGRVTAGSNPPHGAVFQMFLPTGPTGSASTAHD; from the coding sequence GTGAACCATCAAGACCGCTCCTCGACCGGCGACCATGCCTTCTCGCTGACGGCCAAGGAGGTGGGGCGGAGCCATGGCCTGCTGGCCGGCGCGATCGTGGCCGGCCTCGTGCTGGTGCTGGTGGTCACGGCGCCGTTCGCCCGGATCCCCCTGGAGGGGACCGAGGCATGGCTGCCGGCCTATGCGGCGGCGGTGCTGCTCATCGACCTGATCGCCGCCACGCTCCTGCTCGGGCAGTTCACCGTGAACGGCTGGGTGGCGCTGCTGGTGCTGGCGGCCGGCTACCTGCTCACCGGCCTGACCGCGCTGCCCTGGGCGATGACTTTTCCCGGGGTGTTCGCGGAAACCGGCCTGCTCGACGCAGGGTTGCAGTCGACCGCCACGATCGCAGCGTTCCGGCGGATCGTCCTGCCGCTCGCCCTGCTCGTCTATGCGATCCTGCAGTTCCGCCCGCGCCCGGCGACCGTCGACGCGCGCCATACCTGGCCGCTGATCCTGGTCGTGGCCATCGGTTCGGTGCTGCTCACCGCCGTCCTGACCTGGGTCTCGGTGGCTGGCGAGCGACTGGCGCCGGCCTTCATGTCGGACCCGCGGCAGGCCACCGCGATCTGGGACCTGGTGCTCTATGCCGCGCTGGTGCTGGTTGTCGGGTCAGCCGGCCTGCTGCTTGGTCGTGGCCGGCTGACGCTCCTGCATCTCTGGCTGCTGGTCACGCTGGCCGCCCAGCTGAGCGAGGTCGTCCTGCTCGGCTTCCTGGGTGCTGGGACACGCTTCAGCATCGGCTGGTGGGTCGGCCGCATGTTCGGCCTGGTCTCGGTGAGCATCGTCATGCTGGCGCTCCTGGCCGAGACCGCGAGCCTTCACGCGCGGCTCCTGAAGTCGCTGCTGGCCGAGGGCCGTGCCAAGGATGCACGGGCGACCATGCTGGAAGCGCTGTCGGCCTCGCTGGCCCATGAGGTGAACCAGACGCTCGCCAGCGTGGTGACCGGTGCCGACGCAGCGGTGCGCTGGCTCGATCGCGCCGAACCGGAGGAAGTGCGCGCATGCCTCCGCCGGATCGCGGCCGATGGCCATGCGGCCGGCGAGATCATCGAGAGCGTCCGCCGGGCCTTCGCCAGGCGCCCGGCCCGCCGGGAGCCGATCGACCTCGGGGTGTTGGTCGGCGGTGCCGTCGACGCGATGCAGGCCGAGGCCCGGCTTGCCGAGGCCCGCATCACCGTCGATGCGCCCTCCGACCTGCCGACGATCCGGGGCGACGCCATGCCGCTGCGCCAGGCGGTCCTGAACCTGCTGACGAACGCAGTCGACGCAGTGGCCGGCGTGTCGCGGGAGCGGCGCGAGATCCGGGTGGCCTGCTCGGCCGGAGGCGGCCATGTGGTGGTTTCCGTCTCCGACAACGGGATCGGCTGGACCGAGGGGCAAAAGCTGTTCGACCCCTTCTACTCGACCAAGCCGCACGGCACCGGCCTGGGACTGATGA